Proteins from one Pongo abelii isolate AG06213 chromosome 7, NHGRI_mPonAbe1-v2.0_pri, whole genome shotgun sequence genomic window:
- the HRURF gene encoding protein HRURF: protein MAQPTASAQKLVRPIRAVCRILQIPESDPSNLRP from the coding sequence ATGGCGCAACCCACGGCCTCGGCCCAGAAGCTGGTGCGGCCGATCCGCGCCGTGTGCCGCATCCTGCAGATCCCGGAGTCCGACCCCTCCAACCTGCGGCCCTAG
- the REEP4 gene encoding receptor expression-enhancing protein 4: MVSWMICRLVVLVFGMLCPAYASYKAVKTKNIREYVRWMMYWIVFALFMAAEIITDIFISWFPFYYEIKMAFVLWLLSPYTKGASLLYRKFVHPSLSRHEKEIDAYIVQAKERSYETVLSFGKRGLNIAASAAVQAATKSQGALAGRLRSFSMQDLRAIPDAPAPAYHDPLYLEDQVPHQRPPIGYRAGGLQDSDTEDECWSDTEAVPRAPARPREKPLIRSQSLRVVKRKPPVREGTSRSLKVRTRKKTVPSDMDS, from the exons ATggtgtcctggatgatctgtcgcCTGGTGGT GCTGGTGTTTGGGATGCTGTGTCCAGCTTATGCTTCCTATAAGGCTGTGAAGACCAAGAACATTCGTGAATAT GTGCGGTGGATGATGTACTGGATTGTTTTTGCACTCTTCATGGCAGCAGAGATCATTACAGACATTTTTATCTCCTG GTTCCCTTTCTACTATGAGATCAAGATGGCCTTCGTGCTGTGGCTGCTCTCACCCTACACCAAGGGTGCCAGCCTGCTTTACCGCAAGTTTGTCCACCCGTCCCTGTCCCGCCATGAGAAG GAGATCGACGCGTACATCGTGCAGGCCAAGGAGCGCAGCTACGAGACCGTGCTCAGCTTCGGGAAGCGGGGCCTCAACATTGCCGCCTCCGCTGCTGTGCAGGCTGCCACCAAG AGTCAGGGGGCGCTGGCCGGCAGGCTGCGGAGCTTCTCCATGCAGGACCTGCGCGCCATCCCTGATGCGCCTGCCCCTGCCTACCATGACCCCCTCTACCTGGAGGACCAGGTGCCCCACCAGAGGCCACCCATTG GGTACCGGGCCGGGGGCCTGCAGGACAGCGACACCGAGGATGAGTGTTGGTCAGATACTGAGGCAGTCCCCCGGGCGCCAGCCCGACCCCGAGAGAAGCCCCTAATCCGCAGCCAGAGCCTGCGTGTGGTCAAGAGGAAGCCACCGGTGCGGGAG GGCACCTCGCGCTCCCTGAAGGTTCGGACGAGGAAAAAGACTGTGCCCTCAGACATGGACAGCTAG